One window of the Candidatus Zixiibacteriota bacterium genome contains the following:
- a CDS encoding Dienelactone hydrolase-like enzyme has product MKMIIPILMLPLLFAIARAELVTKSVIYEDNGATLEGYLAYDNAIAGKRPGVLVIHEWTGINDYVKGRVEQLAGLGYVAFAADIYGKGIRPKNAEEAAQQAGIYRKDRQLMRRRVTAGLEELRNNELVDTSRIAAIGYCFGGGTVLELARSGVRINGVVSFHGNLDTPNVDDAKNIKCKVLVMQGADDPHTKDQVPAFEDEMRKGGVDWEMNIYGGAVHSFTNPSAGNDPSKGAAYNAEADHRSWEAMKQFFAEIFK; this is encoded by the coding sequence ATGAAAATGATTATTCCTATTCTTATGTTGCCTTTGCTGTTTGCCATAGCCAGGGCTGAACTCGTGACCAAATCGGTCATATATGAAGACAACGGGGCGACTCTGGAGGGGTATCTGGCGTATGATAATGCCATTGCGGGAAAACGGCCCGGGGTATTGGTCATACATGAATGGACAGGAATTAATGATTATGTCAAGGGGCGGGTGGAGCAATTGGCCGGTTTGGGATATGTGGCCTTTGCCGCCGATATTTACGGCAAGGGGATTCGTCCCAAGAACGCCGAAGAAGCGGCTCAGCAGGCCGGAATATACCGTAAGGATCGTCAATTGATGCGGCGCCGCGTGACAGCCGGGCTGGAGGAATTAAGAAATAACGAACTGGTCGATACGAGCCGTATTGCCGCTATCGGCTATTGTTTCGGGGGCGGGACGGTTCTGGAACTGGCCCGCAGCGGAGTCAGAATTAATGGGGTGGTAAGTTTTCACGGCAATCTCGATACGCCCAATGTCGATGACGCTAAAAATATCAAGTGCAAAGTGCTGGTTATGCAGGGTGCCGACGATCCCCATACTAAGGATCAGGTCCCGGCCTTTGAAGACGAAATGCGGAAGGGCGGAGTTGACTGGGAGATGAATATTTATGGCGGAGCGGTTCATAGTTTCACCAATCCTTCGGCAGGCAATGATCCGTCGAAAGGCGCCGCCTACAATGCCGAAGCGGATCATCGTTCCTGGGAAGCGATGAAGCAATTTTTTGCCGAGATATTTAAATAA
- a CDS encoding putative Cathepsin L (Evidence 3 : Putative function from multiple computational evidences; Product type e : enzyme) yields the protein MTVNINFLGAKMKHRFVLSALTLTMIFSFNFALAAMTPEEEVAVVKKSISDQDLHWEAGLNPVMTNYTPEERQKLCGLKLPPNWQEIWEAHLPKNFVPKAAADLPAQFSWEDSGKVTSVKDQGGCGSCWIFCATGALEGMYKIYRQMDLDLSEQQMLSCVSQGWGCDGGWMDDVYQHQRSFGQILEGNMPYQANDEVPCTESLYQPAASIIGWSAIPNNETSLKTAVMKGPVGVAFTVFGDFFAYMHGCYSNYTYSQDINHAVVIVGWDDNMCEGRGAWRVKNSWGPYWGDHGFFWIEYGTCNFGTAAALLDINAVKIAGNRDLPDGDMCHDYNYQMTASGGTPPYQWSILVSQLPTGLTMNSDGLIQGRPQEAKFTAFAVKAVDASVPPLSFFRYFQMRINDTRNGDANCDNAYNILDINYIIKYLYKNGAEPPSIQGGDADCSYDCNILDVSYLIDFLYRDGPTPCEY from the coding sequence TTGACCGTCAATATTAATTTTTTGGGTGCCAAGATGAAGCATCGATTCGTGTTATCCGCCCTTACCCTCACCATGATATTTAGTTTCAATTTTGCTCTGGCGGCGATGACTCCCGAAGAAGAAGTCGCCGTAGTCAAGAAAAGCATCAGCGATCAGGATCTTCATTGGGAGGCCGGTTTGAATCCGGTGATGACTAATTACACTCCCGAGGAGCGTCAGAAACTCTGCGGCTTGAAACTTCCTCCCAATTGGCAAGAAATTTGGGAGGCGCACCTGCCGAAGAATTTCGTCCCGAAAGCGGCAGCCGATCTGCCGGCCCAATTCAGTTGGGAAGATTCAGGGAAAGTGACATCGGTAAAGGATCAGGGAGGGTGCGGCTCGTGTTGGATTTTCTGCGCGACCGGGGCCCTGGAAGGAATGTATAAAATCTATCGCCAGATGGATCTCGATCTTTCCGAGCAACAGATGCTTTCGTGCGTTTCTCAGGGTTGGGGGTGCGACGGCGGCTGGATGGATGATGTCTATCAGCACCAGCGGTCGTTCGGCCAGATTTTGGAAGGGAATATGCCGTATCAGGCCAATGACGAAGTTCCCTGCACCGAATCGCTTTATCAGCCGGCGGCCTCGATTATCGGCTGGTCCGCGATCCCCAACAATGAAACCTCCCTGAAAACGGCCGTCATGAAAGGGCCGGTCGGAGTGGCCTTCACGGTTTTTGGTGATTTCTTTGCCTATATGCATGGATGCTACAGCAATTATACTTATTCTCAAGATATCAACCACGCCGTCGTGATTGTCGGGTGGGATGACAATATGTGTGAGGGACGAGGCGCCTGGCGGGTCAAAAACTCCTGGGGCCCATATTGGGGAGATCACGGCTTTTTCTGGATTGAATATGGAACCTGTAATTTCGGAACGGCGGCGGCTCTGCTTGACATTAATGCCGTCAAGATTGCCGGAAACAGGGACCTGCCGGACGGCGATATGTGTCACGATTATAATTACCAGATGACCGCAAGCGGGGGCACGCCGCCATACCAGTGGTCGATACTGGTTTCGCAGCTTCCGACCGGGCTGACAATGAACTCCGATGGGCTGATTCAGGGGCGGCCGCAGGAAGCGAAATTTACGGCGTTTGCAGTGAAAGCGGTCGATGCGTCGGTTCCGCCTCTCTCATTTTTCCGCTATTTCCAGATGAGAATAAACGATACCCGAAACGGGGATGCCAATTGTGACAATGCTTATAACATTCTGGATATTAATTACATTATAAAATATTTGTATAAGAACGGCGCAGAACCGCCCTCGATTCAGGGCGGCGATGCCGATTGTTCCTATGACTGCAATATTCTCGATGTGTCATATCTGATCGATTTTCTTTATCGGGACGGCCCAACTCCCTGCGAATATTGA
- the norZ gene encoding Nitric oxide reductase, cytochrome b: protein MSFLPTWRNSVIAIIIIMLSVLIWISVRSYSDAPPIPDRVLDPDNKVVFNKDDIQGGQSVFLKYGLMENGSIWGHGAYLGPDFSAQYLHNLYNNAAVAVSQEKFGRPPGELTPEERDIVTAEVSRLLKTNRYDSRTGILSFTGAETSSFQHQQKFWREYFENSSTDRGLTTGLLNDSAEIRQLVAFFAWTAWASAANRPGEDYSYTNNFPYDPLIGNGPSSSSYIWSALSLITLLAGIGAVLFIFGRFNFLGWKGQGEHIHPQLIPGGESFPSQKATIKFFSIAAFLFLLQALMGGATAHYRVDPGNFYGFDLSAIFPSNIARTWHLQLAIFWIATTYVAGALFLAPTLGRRDASRQTRGINWLFAGLVIVVLGSLLGEILGINRLLGTVWFWFGHQGWEYLDLGRAWQIMLAVALVGWLYLLLRNIAPSLKNPESKEVGYIFLFSALAIPVFYLPAMFFTSTTHFTVVDTWRFWIIHLWVEGFFELFVTAMVAIIFLKLGMTSTKTTLRVIYLDAILYLGSGIVGTGHHWYWTGQSNITMALAAMFSAMEVVPLTLLTLDAWDFVKLTRSKCDICGRIVAIPHKWCFYFLMAVGFWNFVGAGVFGFLINLPIVSYFEVGTILTPNHGHAAMMGVFGMLGIGLMLFAFRQVLPDDRWAPLEKYVRLSFWGLNIGLALMVVTNLFPGGVLQLRDVILNGYWHARSTIFLDSQLMRTLEWLRLPGDLIFIGLGILPLCFVAAKTYLLVRKNRQFQMPKAQ from the coding sequence ATGTCTTTCTTACCGACGTGGCGAAATAGCGTGATTGCCATAATCATAATCATGCTTTCAGTTCTGATCTGGATTTCGGTGCGAAGTTATTCCGATGCGCCGCCGATTCCCGACAGGGTTCTTGATCCCGACAATAAGGTCGTTTTCAACAAAGACGATATACAAGGCGGACAATCAGTATTTCTAAAATACGGGCTTATGGAAAACGGCTCGATATGGGGCCATGGAGCCTATCTCGGCCCAGATTTCTCGGCCCAGTATCTTCATAACTTGTATAATAACGCCGCGGTGGCAGTTTCACAGGAGAAATTCGGTCGGCCGCCGGGTGAGTTAACCCCCGAAGAGAGGGATATTGTGACCGCCGAGGTTTCCCGATTGCTGAAAACCAATCGGTATGATTCCCGGACCGGAATACTATCATTTACCGGAGCGGAAACGTCTTCTTTCCAGCATCAGCAGAAATTTTGGAGGGAATATTTTGAAAATTCCAGCACGGATCGCGGTCTGACGACGGGGCTGCTGAATGATTCGGCCGAAATCAGACAGTTGGTTGCCTTCTTCGCCTGGACTGCCTGGGCATCGGCGGCGAATCGACCGGGAGAAGACTATTCCTACACAAATAACTTTCCGTATGATCCTCTTATCGGGAACGGGCCATCCTCATCTTCATATATCTGGAGCGCCTTGAGTCTGATTACGCTTCTGGCGGGAATCGGAGCGGTCTTGTTCATTTTCGGTCGGTTCAACTTCCTCGGCTGGAAAGGTCAGGGGGAGCATATTCATCCGCAATTGATACCGGGCGGAGAGTCCTTCCCCAGCCAGAAAGCGACCATTAAATTTTTCTCCATCGCCGCCTTCCTCTTCCTGTTGCAGGCGCTGATGGGTGGGGCAACGGCTCATTATCGGGTCGACCCGGGAAATTTCTACGGCTTCGATCTCTCCGCAATTTTCCCCAGCAACATTGCCCGCACCTGGCACCTCCAGTTGGCCATTTTCTGGATTGCCACGACGTATGTGGCCGGGGCCCTGTTTCTGGCACCGACTCTGGGCCGGCGGGACGCTTCTCGCCAGACCAGAGGAATTAATTGGCTGTTCGCCGGCTTGGTAATAGTGGTGCTGGGGAGTCTGCTGGGGGAAATTTTGGGAATAAACCGCTTGCTCGGAACAGTGTGGTTCTGGTTCGGCCATCAGGGATGGGAATATCTTGATTTGGGCCGGGCCTGGCAAATCATGCTGGCCGTCGCCCTGGTCGGGTGGCTCTATCTCCTTCTCCGGAATATTGCCCCATCACTAAAAAATCCGGAGAGCAAGGAAGTCGGTTATATCTTCCTCTTTTCCGCCCTCGCTATCCCCGTCTTTTATCTTCCGGCGATGTTTTTCACCAGTACGACACATTTTACGGTCGTCGATACCTGGCGTTTCTGGATAATTCATCTCTGGGTCGAAGGATTCTTTGAACTTTTTGTGACGGCAATGGTAGCCATAATATTTCTGAAACTGGGAATGACTTCCACAAAGACCACCCTGCGTGTCATTTATCTGGATGCCATTCTTTATCTGGGAAGCGGGATTGTCGGGACCGGTCATCACTGGTACTGGACAGGACAATCGAACATCACCATGGCCCTGGCGGCCATGTTTTCCGCCATGGAAGTTGTCCCGCTGACCCTTTTAACACTCGATGCCTGGGATTTTGTCAAGTTAACGAGGAGCAAATGCGACATTTGCGGACGAATAGTCGCGATACCCCATAAATGGTGTTTTTACTTTCTCATGGCGGTCGGGTTCTGGAATTTTGTGGGCGCCGGCGTATTTGGATTCCTGATCAATTTGCCGATCGTAAGTTACTTTGAGGTGGGAACTATCCTCACCCCTAATCATGGCCACGCCGCCATGATGGGTGTCTTCGGAATGCTGGGGATAGGCCTTATGCTTTTCGCTTTTCGGCAGGTTTTGCCCGATGATCGCTGGGCTCCTCTCGAAAAATATGTCCGGCTGTCGTTCTGGGGCTTGAATATCGGACTCGCTCTAATGGTCGTCACCAATCTCTTTCCGGGCGGCGTGCTGCAACTTCGCGATGTCATCCTGAATGGCTACTGGCACGCCCGCAGCACCATCTTCCTGGACAGTCAACTGATGCGAACCCTGGAATGGCTGCGCCTTCCCGGCGATTTGATTTTCATAGGTCTCGGAATCCTGCCGCTCTGTTTTGTGGCCGCAAAAACGTATCTTCTGGTGCGCAAAAATCGGCAATTCCAAATGCCCAAAGCTCAATAG